The window AACAATACGCTTGCGTCCTTGTTGTTGAACATCAAGATTCCCTACGATTTCAGAACCTTCAACACCGGCTGTCCAGACAATAGTCTGTGCTTCCACAATGTTTTTCTCACCGAGTGCAACACTGCCAGCTCCAACTTCGGTGATTTTCGCGCTGGTAACAATTTCTACATTCAGCTTACGAAGACGGGCTTCAGCTTTTTGAATCAGTTTATCCGGAAGGATAGGCAGAACCTTCGGAGCCATATCAGCAACGATCAGGCGTACTTCGGAAGGATCAATGAAGAACTCTCTGCACAACTCTTCGCGTTGCTCGGCCATTTCTCCGACCAGCTCGACACCTGTAAAGCCGGCGCCAATGATAACGAAGGTCAGCATGGAACGGCGAACAGCCGGATTCTTTTCTTTAGCCGCTTTGGTGTACATATCGCGGATTTGACGTTTCAGCGCAACGGCGTCGTCATAGGACCAGAAGGAGAAGGTGTTCTCTTCAGCTCCGGGAATACCAAAGAAGGTTGGTTTGCTTCCTGTACCGATAACCAGGTAATCATATGCATAAGTAGCTTTATCGGATTTAAGCTTTTTGCCTTTGAAATCAATATTGCTGATTTCATCAAGCACTACATCTACTTTAAGACCTGCAAAGATTTTCTTCAGATCAATCTTAATTGAATCCTCAGGCGCGCGGTTCGCTGAAACCTCATGCAGCTCAGTCAATAGAGTGTGATAGGGATTCCGGTCGATCAGTTTGATTTCTACATCTTTGTCGTTCTTAAATTTCTTTGCCAGTTTCTTAGCCGTGAGTACGCCGCCGTAGCCGCCGCCCAAAATGACTATTTTCTTCAAGAGAAATTCACCTCATTCGTCTGATTAGCTGCAAGAGGTAAGCGAATAATTATTTCGCGCCTTCGAGTGCTTTTTCTGCAAGTGTAAAGTATTCGCCTACGTGGATGGATACGCCGGAAATTGCATCGGTTTTGCCTTCAGCATCCAAAGTAGGTGCGGCACCTTTATTGTCAAGGAAATACTTCTCAGCCAATGCGATTTCTTCATGCCATTCAGCAGAAGCGCCGCCGGCTTTCATGCCGTATTTGCCATCTACAGAGTATTGTTTCTTGTCATCGCCAGCAGCATTCACGCCGCTGAAGTTAGCAGCTACGATATTACCGTTAGCAACAGTCAAAGCTACAGTTGATTTCCAGCCGGATTCTGCATCCATTTCGCCTTCAGCTTTATATCCGCCGTCTTTGTAAGGACCAGCTTCAGTAGGGCCTGCAGCAAGAGCGGTTTGCGCTGCTGCTACGAAGTCGCTGACACCAACGGATACACCGGAGATTGCATCAGTTTTGCCTTCAGCGTTTACAACAACCGCTGCCGGATCCTGCTTTTCAATTAAGTAAGCTTCAGCCTTAGCCGCTTGCTCATGCCATTCAGCTTGTCCGCCGCCTTTGGATACCAGACCGTAGTTGCCGTCTTCAGAAACCTTTTTCTTCAGGTCGCCGGCATTTTTAACATTGAAAGCGTCCCAATCAGCTTTAGTGATTTTTCCGCCTTCAACAGTCAGCAGCACGAAGGATTGCCAGCCTGTTTTTTCGTCAGCAGGTGCAGTACCGTAATAAGTTCCATCTTGATATTGTCCAGCCTCAGCTGTGGCATTACCGGAGTTTGTTGCTGCAGGAGCAGTTGTTTCAGCCGGAGCATTGGTAGCGGCAGTGTTGGCAGCGTTGTTATTGTTGTTGCCACACCCTGCGAGCAGGGTACCCAGTACCAGTGCGCTCGACAAAATTACAGAAGCTTTTTTCATTTGTGATGACCTCCAAATTAGTTTAAAATATATATATTAAAATGTAAAACATTTTAATAGACATGGAAGTGATAAATATCACTTTATAAATGACAAATGTCACTCTTATTATCGGCAGGAAACCCTTTTTGTTGCAGTACTTTGACATATATCAGTAAACATTCGATAAAATTTTAAACATCTTGTTTCTGCTCCGAAGGCATTTTAGCACAATAAACGAATCGCACATGTGAAAATAATCACTAAACCTAAAATAATTTATCTATATTTAATTTATCTCTATTTGGATTATATCAAATTTTAAAAAATTTGAATACCACATATAAGAGACTATTATGTGACAAAATACGACCCCGGTAATTAAGTTCCTTCTTCAGAACCTCCCGATTCAGTTCCTGCGGCAGGGGGTAATACATCCTTAGCACGTGAAACTCTGAATATACCTTAAATTTAGGGAAAATAAGGAGATGAACTTGTAATGGACAGCAATGTATTTAAAGGGAAATGGATGCAGGTTAAAGGTGAGGCCAAGAAGCAGTGGGGCCAGCTTACGGATGATGATCTGGATGTTATTGATGGTGAAAAAGATAAATTAATCGGCAAGCTGCAGGAGCGGTACGGCCATACCAAGGATCAGGCAGAGGCGGAGTACCGCAATTGGGAGCAATCGGTCCGCAGCTAATTAAATGAGGCTTCGGGTGATAGGGTAGTCACATTTGCATGAAGAGGCGGTGTCATATGTACAAACCGACCGTCGTCACCGGCAGGATTATTGAAGTAAATGCTGATCGCGTGCTTACACAGCAAGGAAACATGTTCTGCACCTATCATCCCCGGTATTATACACTTCCGGATGCAGAGATTTGGACACACGCCGAATGTGACCTGGAAGAAAAGCCTGAACCGGATTTGGCAACAGCAGACGGTATGCAGGTGACCAAGAGGCGCTGGAATCCGATGTGGCTCTGGTTTTTGTCTCAGAAAAAGAGCGCAAATCGAATTTGATTTGCGCTCTTTTTTGGTTTTTAATCCAACAGTAACTGCAAGACCCAATTATTCCTATACATAGTACTAGAACTGTGGTTTCATGAATTTAAATTATTATTATGATAGTATGAACTAAGAAAAGGGATAAACTTATAAAAGCTGCAGGAGTGAGGCTATGGAGTATTTGAAAATCTTTTTTATCAACACAGCCCTGCTGATTACTTTGGCCTATCTGGGCAATTTAATATATAAACATACCATTACATATGCACCTGAGCGGATGAAGAAGATAAGCTGGGTCATTCTGGCGATCTTTGCCGGATGGATTAGCACGGTTTTCGGATACCGGCTGGGCGAGCATGCAATCTTTGATTTGCGGTATGTACCGCTGATCATTTCCACTTTAGCCTACCCGCAGCCTTTTATTCTCATATTGATTGGTGTGGGCATCGGAATTACCCGGCTTACCTTTGGAATCAACGAGGCGACAGTGGCGGGCGTACTTAACTTGTCCATTCTGGGGTTTGTCTGTGCCGCCCTCAGCTTATGGGTGCGCCGTTCGAATGTTGCTTATTGGATCAAAAGACTGATCGTAATTCTCGTGGTGAACTTAATGAATGCAGTCAATATCATCGCCTTTGGCGTGGTGCCGGACCG of the Paenibacillus pedocola genome contains:
- a CDS encoding FMN-binding protein, translated to MKKASVILSSALVLGTLLAGCGNNNNNAANTAATNAPAETTAPAATNSGNATAEAGQYQDGTYYGTAPADEKTGWQSFVLLTVEGGKITKADWDAFNVKNAGDLKKKVSEDGNYGLVSKGGGQAEWHEQAAKAEAYLIEKQDPAAVVVNAEGKTDAISGVSVGVSDFVAAAQTALAAGPTEAGPYKDGGYKAEGEMDAESGWKSTVALTVANGNIVAANFSGVNAAGDDKKQYSVDGKYGMKAGGASAEWHEEIALAEKYFLDNKGAAPTLDAEGKTDAISGVSIHVGEYFTLAEKALEGAK
- a CDS encoding CsbD family protein produces the protein MDSNVFKGKWMQVKGEAKKQWGQLTDDDLDVIDGEKDKLIGKLQERYGHTKDQAEAEYRNWEQSVRS